The Corynebacterium sphenisci DSM 44792 genome includes the window CCGGCCTGGACGCCCGCGGCTTCCTGCTCGGCTCCGCGGTGGCCTACTCCATGGGCCTGGGCGTGCTCGCGGTCCGCAAGGAGGGCAAGCTGCCCCCGCCGGTGCACCGGGAGGACTACCAGCTGGAGTACGGCACCGCCGCCCTGGAGGTGCCCGCCGGCGGGATCCCGCTGGCCGGCCGCCGGGTCGCCCTCGTCGACGACGTGCTCGCCACCGGCGGCACCATGGGCGCCGCCCGGGCGCTGCTGGAGGCCTGCGGGGCGGAGGTGGTCGGGGTCGCCGCGGTGCTGGAGGTGCCCGACCTCGGTGGCCGGGGGCGCTTCCCGGATCTGCCGGTGCATGTGGTCAAGCCGGTGCGCGAGGCGGCCGCCAGGTGAACCAGGATCGTTCCGCCCGGCGCTACGGCGCCCGCCTGGCCCGCAGCCTCACCGGGGCCCGGGGCCGGGTGCGCCCGGTGCTGGAGCCGCTGGTGGCGATCCACCGGGAGGTGCACCCGCGGGCGGATCTGGCGGAGCTGCAGCGCGCCTACGACACCGCGGAGCGCCTGCACGAGGGGGTGACCCGCAAATCGGGGGAGCCCTACATCACCCACCCGCTGGCGGTGGCCACCATCGCCGCCGAAATCGGCATGGACACCACCACGCTCATCGCGGCGCTGCTGCACGACACCGTGGAGGACACCGACTACTCCCTGGAGCAGCTCACCGCCGACTTCGGCCCCGAGGTGGCCCGGCTGGTGGACGGGGTGACCAAGCTGGACAAGGTGGCGCTGGGCTCCGCGGCGGAGGCGGAGACGGTGCGCAAGATGATCGTGGCGATGAGCCGCGACCCGCGGGTGCTCGTGATCAAGGTCTGCGACCGGCTGCACAATATGCGCACCATGCGCTTCCTGCCCCCGGAGAAGCAGGCGAAGAAGGCCCGGGAGACCCTCGAGGTGATCGCCCCGCTGGCGCACCGGCTGGGCATGGCCAGCGTGAAATGGGAGCTGGAGGACCTCTCCTTCGCCATCCTGCACCCGAAGAAGTACCAGGAGCTGGTGCGCCTGGTCGCCGACCGGGCCCCGCAGCGCGACAAGTACCTCGCCGAGGTCTGCGAGGAGGTCACCGCCTTCCTGCGCAAATCGCATATAGCCGCCGAGGTGCAGGGCCGGCCCAAGCACTACTGGTCGATTTACCAGAAGATGATGGTGCGCGGGCACCAGTTCGACGAGATCTTCGACCTGGTGGGCATCCGGATCCTGGTGGACACTGACGCGGACTGCTATTCCGCGGTCGGCGCGGTGCACACCCTGTACCAGCCGATGCCGGGCCGGTTCAAGGACTACATCTCCGCGCCCCGGTTCGGGGTGTACCAGTCACTGCACACCACCGTCATCGGCTCCTCGGGCAAACCCCTCGAGGTGCAGATCCGCACCCGGGAGATGCACTTCAACGCCGAGTACGGGATCGCCGCGCACTGGCGGTACAAGGAGACCAAGGGCTCCCACTCCGGGGACTCCCACGAGGTGGAGCAGATGGCCTGGATGCGCCAGCTGCTGGACTGGCAGCGCGAGGCCGCCGACCCCAACGAGTTCCTCGACTCCCTGCGCTACGACCTGGCCACCAACGAGATCTTCGTGTTCACCCCCAAGGGGGACGTGATCACCCTGCCCGCGGAGGCCACCCCGGTGGACTTCGCCTACGCGGTGCACACCGAGGTCGGGCACCGCTGCATCGGGGCGAAGGTCAACGGGAAGCTGGTCGCCCTGGAGTCCCCGCTGAAGACCGGGGACCGGGTGGAGGTGTTCACCTCCAAGGACACCCACGCCGGGCCCTCCCGGGACTGGCAGTCCTTCGTGCGCACCCCCCGGGCGAAGGCGAAGATCCGGCAGTGGTTCGCCAAGGAGCGCCGCGAGGAGGCCCTGGAGGCCGGCCGGGACGCCCTGGCCGCGGAGGTGCAGCGCGGCGGGCTGCCGCTGCACCGCCTGTTCACCCCGCAGTCCATGCAGCAGATCGCCGCCGAGCTGAACTACCCGGACATCGACGCCCTCTACACCGCGATCGGCGAGGGCACGGTGCGCCCCGGCCACGTCACGAACCGGCTGATGGCCCAGTTCGGCTCCCGCGACGACGCCGAGGACCAGCTCGCCGCGCGCACCCCGCTGTCCAAGATGCAGGCCCCCGCCAAGCGGGCCCGCGCCGACGGCGCCGGGGTGCTCGTCGAGGGCAGCGCGGACATGATGGCCAAGCTGGCGAAATGCTGCACCCCGGTGCCCGGGGACCGGATCTTCGGGTTCGTCACCCGCGGCGGGGGAGTGTCGGTGCACCGCACCGACTGCACCAACGCGGCGAAGCTGCGGGCCGAGCCGCAGCGGATCATCGGCGTGGAATGGGCCGCGGAGGCCCCGGGCGCGGTGTTCACGGTGACCATCCAGATCGAGGCCCTGGATCGGCACGGGCTGCTCTCCGAGATCACCCGCACCATCTCCGACCAGAAGGTGTCGATCCTGTCGACCTCCTCGCACGCCTCGGCGGACCGGGTGGCCACGATGCGCTTCACCTTCGAGGTCTCCGACACCAAGCAGCTGGGCTACGTGATCTCGGTGCTGCGCGGGATCGAGGGCGTCTACGACGTCTTCCGGGTCACCAGCGGCGGCTGAGCCCCCGGCACCGGGGAACGCCGGCGGCCCCGGGGGAGCACCCCCCGGGGCCGCCGGCGTTCCGGGCGGGCGCGGCCCTAGGAGACGGTGGCCTCGCGGATGCGGACCTCCTCGGCCGGGGCCCCGTCGCCGCCGCCGTCGGCGACGCCCTTGTCGCCCACGGCCCGCACCGTGGCCAGGCCGGTGTCGTCCATCCGGCCGATCACCGAGTAGTTCGGCGGCAGGGTGCCGTCGGCGTAGTTGAGGAAGAACTGGCTGCCGTTGGTGTCCGGGCCGCTGTTCGCCATCGCGATGGAGCCCTCCGGGTACACCACGGTCTGCCCGGCCCCGGCCTCGGAGCCGTCCACCGGGTACTCGTCGGCGAAGCGGAAGCCCGGCCCGCCGGTGCCGCTGCCGGTGGGGTCCCCGCACTGCAGCACGTTGAGTCCGCCGGTGGTCAGCCGGTGGCAGACCGTGTCATCGAAGTAGCCGGATCGCGCCAGGTGCTCGATGGCGTGCACCGCGCAGGGCGACAGGGACCGGTCCAGCACCATCGGGATCTCCCCGGCGGAGGTGGCCAGGGTGACGGTGACCTCCCCGGTGGCGGGCACCTCGGCGCCGTCGGGGGCGGCGACCTCCTTGGCCGCGGCCCCGTCCTCGACGTAATCGCAGGTGACGGTGTCCGGCAGCGCCTCGGCGCGGACCAGGGACAGCGGTTCGACGCCCTCGTCGGCCGGGTCGGTCACCGGGGTGGTGGACTCCGCCTCGACCTCCTCGTCCTCCCCGCCGATGGTGGTGAGGAACCAGATCCCGCCGACGATGACCACCAGGATCGCCAGGGTGGCGGCCACCACGCCCAGCGGCTTGGTCTTCTCGGCCCGCTCGCGCTTGCGCAGTTCGCGCTCGAGGTTCCTCATCGCCTCGCGGCGCCGTTGCTCGTTCCCGGCCACGTGGTGCCCGCCTTCCGATCGTCGGTGTGTCGCTGAAGAATACCGGTCCGGTACCGCGCCCATTATGCCCGGCGCGGCCGCCGGGGCGGACCCGGCGCGCCCCTTTCGTGGACAATGGCCCCCATGAGCATCGAGATCATCGGATTCGCGGCCGGGCCGCTGCAGACCAACTGCTACCTCGTCACCGGGGTCGCCGCCGACCCGGAGGCCGGCGCCGGGGCCCCCGCCCGGCCCTGCATCGTGATCGACCCGGGCATGGGCGCCGCGGCGCGGGTGCGCGAGCTGTGCGCCGAGCACGGCCTGGCCCCGGAGGCGGTGCTGCTCACCCACGGGCACATCGACCACACCCGGGACAGCACCGAGGTGCAGCGCGAGCACGGCGCGCCGGTGCGGATCAACGCCCACGACCGCTTCATGGTGGCCAACCCCGTCATCGGGGCGGGGCTGAACCTGGGCGCCATGTTCAACGTCGCCGCGATGGATCCGCCCGAGGACCCGGGGGACCTGCCCGACGGGGCGGAGCTGGCCCTCGCCGGGCTCACCGTGCGGGTCAGCCACGCCCCCGGGCACTCCCCGGGCAGCGTCATGCTGCGCGTGGCCGACGGGGCCGAGGAGGTGCTCTTCACCGGGGACGTGCTCTTCGCCGGCTCCATCGGGCGCACCGACCTGCCCGCCTCGGATCCGGCGGCGATGCTGGCCAGCCTGCGGGATCGGGTGCTGCCGCTGCCCGACGGGCTGCCCATCCTGCCCGGGCACGGCCCCGGCTCGACGATCGGGGCGGAGCGGGCGGGCAACCCCTTCCTGGCCCAGGTGCGCTAGCCGGGTAGTCTTGCCCGGGTGAGCGAGCAGACGACGCAGCGGTTCCGGCCCTTCCACGCCCCCAAGGGGGTGCCCGACTACGTGCCCCCGGCCTCGGCCGAGTTCGAGGCGGTGCGCGACACCTGGGTGCGCCGCGCCCGGCTGGCCGGCTACTCGCCGGTGGAGCTGCCCGTGTTCGAGGACACCGGCCTGTTCGCCCGGGGGGTGGGCGAGTCCACGGACGTGGTGAGCAAGGAGATGTACACCTTCGCCGACCGCGGGGGCCGCTCCGTCACCCTGCGCCCGGAGGGCACCGCCGGGGTGATCCGGGCGGTGATCGAGCACAACCTGGACCGCGGCCAGCTGCCCGTGAAGCTGTCCTACGCCGGGCCCTTCTTCCGCTACGAGCGGCCCCAGGCGGGCCGCTACCGGCAGCTGCAGCAGGTCGGCGTGGAGGCCGTCGGGGTCGACGACCCGGCCCTGGACGCGGAGGTGGTCGCCCTGGCGGAGGCCTGCTTCCGCAGCATCGGGCTCACCGGCTACCGCCTGGAGCTGACCAGCCTCGGCGACGAGGGCTGCCGGCCCGCCTACCGGGCGAAGCTGCAGGAGTTCCTGCTGCGGTTGCCCCTGGACGAGGAGACCCGGCGGCGGGCGCAGCTCAACCCGCTGCGGGTGCTCGACGACAAGCGCCCGGAGGTGCAGGAGATGCTCGCCGAGGCGCCGCTGATGCTGGACCACCTCTCCGCGGACTGCCGGGCCCATTTCGAGACCGTCACCGGGCTGCTCGAGGACATGGGCATCGCCTACACCATCAACTCCCGGATGGTCCGGGGCCTGGACTACTACACCAAGACCTGCTTCGAGTTCGTGCACGACGGGCTCGGCGCCCAGTCCGGGATCGGCGGCGGCGGCCGCTACGACGGGCTGATGGCGCAGCTCGGCGGCCAGGAGGTCTCCGGGGTGGGCTTCGGCCTGGGCGTGGACCGGGCGGTGCTGGCCCTGGCCGCCGAGGGCGTCACCGCCGGGGAGGCCTCCCGGGTGGACGTGTTCGGGGTGCCGCTGGGCGCGGCCGCCGCCGCCCGGATGGCGGTCCTGGTCAACCGGCTGCGCGATGCCGGGGTGCGCGCGGACATGGCCTACGGCGGCCGGGGGCTCAAGGGCGCGATGAAGGCCGCGGACCGGGCCGGCGCCCGCTACGCCCTGGTGCTCGGCGACGCGGAGCTGGACCGCGCGGAGGTGCAGCTGAAGGACCTCGCCGAGCACGGCCAGCGGCCGGTGCCCCTCGATGAGGTCGTCGCCCTGCTCGCCGGGCGGGTGGGCCGATGATCGCCGATGCGGTGCGCGCCGCCGTGGACGGCTCGCTCACCGGCTCCGATGACCTCCTCGGCGCCCTGCACGCCCCCGAGCCGGTGCGCGCGGCGGTGGGCTATCTGCAGGGCTGGTACCTCGGCGCGGCCAATGACCTCATCGCCATCCTCGGCGGCGCCCCGCCGGTGTAGCGCTCAGGCCGCCCGGGGCGCGGCGACCGCGCGGATCGCGCGCACCGCGACATCCCCGGCGTCCGCCCCGGCGGGCAGCCCCGCCGCGGCCCGCCGGGCGGCGGCCAGCGCCGCCGCCGGCTCCGCCCCGTGCACCGTGGCCAGGCCGGCCGCCGCCATCGCGGCGGCCCGCTCCGGCTCCGGGGCCGTGGCCCACACCGCGCCCGCGCCGGCGGCGGCGAGCAGGAACTCGTGCGCGGCCGCCCGGCGCGGCCCGGCCGGCCCGCCCAGGCCGTGGTGCAGCACCGCGGGCAGCACCCCGCAGCAGGAGTTGCCCCCGCAGGCCACCACCCGGCCGCCGGCGGCGTTCTCCTCGCTGACCGCCAGGGCGTAGAGCC containing:
- a CDS encoding peptidylprolyl isomerase, giving the protein MAGNEQRRREAMRNLERELRKRERAEKTKPLGVVAATLAILVVIVGGIWFLTTIGGEDEEVEAESTTPVTDPADEGVEPLSLVRAEALPDTVTCDYVEDGAAAKEVAAPDGAEVPATGEVTVTLATSAGEIPMVLDRSLSPCAVHAIEHLARSGYFDDTVCHRLTTGGLNVLQCGDPTGSGTGGPGFRFADEYPVDGSEAGAGQTVVYPEGSIAMANSGPDTNGSQFFLNYADGTLPPNYSVIGRMDDTGLATVRAVGDKGVADGGGDGAPAEEVRIREATVS
- a CDS encoding adenine phosphoribosyltransferase gives rise to the protein MEAPVTHATAQQALSDLIRLVPDFPEEGILFEDLTPALADAGAFRLIIEDLAAACAAVDAELIAGLDARGFLLGSAVAYSMGLGVLAVRKEGKLPPPVHREDYQLEYGTAALEVPAGGIPLAGRRVALVDDVLATGGTMGAARALLEACGAEVVGVAAVLEVPDLGGRGRFPDLPVHVVKPVREAAAR
- a CDS encoding MBL fold metallo-hydrolase, which gives rise to MSIEIIGFAAGPLQTNCYLVTGVAADPEAGAGAPARPCIVIDPGMGAAARVRELCAEHGLAPEAVLLTHGHIDHTRDSTEVQREHGAPVRINAHDRFMVANPVIGAGLNLGAMFNVAAMDPPEDPGDLPDGAELALAGLTVRVSHAPGHSPGSVMLRVADGAEEVLFTGDVLFAGSIGRTDLPASDPAAMLASLRDRVLPLPDGLPILPGHGPGSTIGAERAGNPFLAQVR
- the hisS gene encoding histidine--tRNA ligase codes for the protein MSEQTTQRFRPFHAPKGVPDYVPPASAEFEAVRDTWVRRARLAGYSPVELPVFEDTGLFARGVGESTDVVSKEMYTFADRGGRSVTLRPEGTAGVIRAVIEHNLDRGQLPVKLSYAGPFFRYERPQAGRYRQLQQVGVEAVGVDDPALDAEVVALAEACFRSIGLTGYRLELTSLGDEGCRPAYRAKLQEFLLRLPLDEETRRRAQLNPLRVLDDKRPEVQEMLAEAPLMLDHLSADCRAHFETVTGLLEDMGIAYTINSRMVRGLDYYTKTCFEFVHDGLGAQSGIGGGGRYDGLMAQLGGQEVSGVGFGLGVDRAVLALAAEGVTAGEASRVDVFGVPLGAAAAARMAVLVNRLRDAGVRADMAYGGRGLKGAMKAADRAGARYALVLGDAELDRAEVQLKDLAEHGQRPVPLDEVVALLAGRVGR
- a CDS encoding RelA/SpoT family protein produces the protein MNQDRSARRYGARLARSLTGARGRVRPVLEPLVAIHREVHPRADLAELQRAYDTAERLHEGVTRKSGEPYITHPLAVATIAAEIGMDTTTLIAALLHDTVEDTDYSLEQLTADFGPEVARLVDGVTKLDKVALGSAAEAETVRKMIVAMSRDPRVLVIKVCDRLHNMRTMRFLPPEKQAKKARETLEVIAPLAHRLGMASVKWELEDLSFAILHPKKYQELVRLVADRAPQRDKYLAEVCEEVTAFLRKSHIAAEVQGRPKHYWSIYQKMMVRGHQFDEIFDLVGIRILVDTDADCYSAVGAVHTLYQPMPGRFKDYISAPRFGVYQSLHTTVIGSSGKPLEVQIRTREMHFNAEYGIAAHWRYKETKGSHSGDSHEVEQMAWMRQLLDWQREAADPNEFLDSLRYDLATNEIFVFTPKGDVITLPAEATPVDFAYAVHTEVGHRCIGAKVNGKLVALESPLKTGDRVEVFTSKDTHAGPSRDWQSFVRTPRAKAKIRQWFAKERREEALEAGRDALAAEVQRGGLPLHRLFTPQSMQQIAAELNYPDIDALYTAIGEGTVRPGHVTNRLMAQFGSRDDAEDQLAARTPLSKMQAPAKRARADGAGVLVEGSADMMAKLAKCCTPVPGDRIFGFVTRGGGVSVHRTDCTNAAKLRAEPQRIIGVEWAAEAPGAVFTVTIQIEALDRHGLLSEITRTISDQKVSILSTSSHASADRVATMRFTFEVSDTKQLGYVISVLRGIEGVYDVFRVTSGG